The genomic interval AGTATTGCGTCGCGTTCGCGGCCGGATCCGTCAGCCATGTGGATGGATTCGTGAAGGCGGCCGCCTGGTCGGGATGGGAAGCATAGTACGGTTTCAGCTGGGCTGCTGCAGCGGGTCCGATGGGAAGGTAATTCGCCGCCTGATCCCACTGCGCGTTTTCCGCGGGGCTCGCGAGCCAGCGAATGAACGTCCACGCCGCATCCTGCTGCGCCTTGGTTCCCGTGTTCAAAATGGCGAGGCTGTCGCCGTCGACGTAGTTGTACGCGCGGCCGGACGTGCCAGCGGGCGCCGGGGACGCTTTGACCGGGAACTTGCCGCCGACCGACTGCACGTCATAGGTCCACCCTGCGGACGATTCGATGAGCAAACCGATGTTGCCCGTGCCAAAATCCAATTGATAGTCGTAGTTTTGGGTGAGGATCATGTCGCCCTGCGCGACGAGATCGCGCAAAAAGGAGAGGGTGGCGACGGCCTGCGGGTTGTTCAGGGCGAACCGCGTCTCGCTGCTGGATGCCCAAATCTTTCCGCTGTTGTCTGCGACCATCGTCAGGAATTGCTCCATGGAGGGGGTCCATGCAATGCCGTGGATGCTTCCGCCGAGCGCCGTGATCTTCCGCGCATCCGCCCTGAGCTGCTGCCACGTCTTGGGCGGCGACGAGATGCCCGCCTTCTTGAACAGATCCGCGTTGTAGAAGATTACCATATGCCCGTTTTCTTCGAACGGGAGGATGTATTGTTTGCCCGGCTCGATGGCGCGGCCGTTCCAGACAGAGGGATAGAAGAACGAGGAGAGTTGAGCCTTCGTGAAACCGCTCGGTCCGTCGATGTACGGCGTCAGGTTCACGAGGTAGCCGTCTGCCGCGAACTGCTGAGCGGCATCGAGGTGAGGCATGATCACGTTCGGCGCATCGCCAGCGGTCATTGCGGCGGTGACGGGCTGAATCTGCGCGTACTTGTCGATAACCGTGACATGGATGTGAGGATGGGTGGCGTTGAACTCGTCGACAAGGGTGTGCATCTCCTTCTTCAGCGCGCCAGAAGGATGCCCGTTCCAAAATGTGATCTGAACGACTCCGTTTGCGCTCGCCGCTTCCGCAGGCGCCACGCGAACCGCGTCGTGCGCGTGCCCGCGATCGAGTGCCACACCGGTTCCCGCGCCCGCCAAGATCACGGCGGATGCGGTGCCGAGAACCCAGCTTCGTCTCACGTGAATTCTCCCCCTTTGAATGGCCGAATATTGGGTCAAGACCATCTTGAGATGTGGGTTTAAAGGGAGGCTTGTGTTTTTGTGAAGCGGTTGTAAGAAGTCTGTATGTTTTGCGGATTGGCCATGGGCCGCCGAGTTGGATCGCTGAAGCGACGAAGGTGGGCGCGTTCTGGGCATGCTAAGCGAGCGAGGGGGGAGCAAGCGGTGAAGAAGGACATCCAGTCCACGAAAGAGCAGACACCCATTACGGAAGCTGAGAACGCCATCGCACAGGCGGAGCGCGCGGCAAAACAGGCGCTTTCTCACACCAACCGCACGAACCTCATGTCCGCCAAGGAGGCTCTGATGCAGGCTGAGCATGCCGTCGAAAGCGCGGACGGATCGTCCAATCCCCAGGCCGTGGCGGCGCTCCACGAACACCTGAGCCGCGTCCGAGCGGCGCTCGGCGAGGCGGAAGCGAAACAACCGTGAGGCTTTCGCTTCACGGTTGCTTCATTTTTCCTGCCTTCCGCACGCCGACGAGAGCTTGTTTCGTCAAGAGCGGGTGGGATTCGATGTGCCGATAGTCGGGCGTCGCGTAAAGCGCGGCGAACGCGCCGGCCACGCCCGCGCCGCAGGCGAGCAGGAGCAACTCCGGTGCCACGCCCTGCTGGAGAATCCACGAGGACAAGGCGTAGCTGATGGGCGTGAACCCGACGCTGACGAGCATCAGGACCGACATCACCCGACCGAGCTTTTCTTCGGGGATACTGCTTTGTAAAAAGGCGAGGAACGGGATGTTGACGATGCTCATGAGGATGCCCACGAGGCCGAGCGCCGCCATCCCCTGGATGGGCACCTGCCAGTAGCCGACCGTCGCCATGGCCAGGCCCATGAGCGCGCCGCACATGCCAATCCAGATGAGCTTGCCCTGAAATCCCTTGAGCAGCGCGACAATCACGCCTCCGACAATGGACCCAATTCCGAGCGCAGACTGGTATTCGCCGAGCACCGCGCCCGTCCAACCCCGGCCGCGGATCATCACCGGCACGCCGATACTAAGCGGACCGATGCAAAAGAGATTCACGACCAAGCTCAGGCACATCACGATGAGCAGAAGGCGGATCTGTGCCACAAACCGGAGGCCGTCCGCGATGTCGCGCAGAACGGCAGTCACGCCCTGCACGGGCTCGGCGAGGCCCCCGTGCGCGCGAAGACGAAGCCAGAACACCGTCACGGCCGCCACGGCAAACACGAAGGCCACCACGACGAACATCAACCGGTAGTCCCGCTGCGCCAACAGGACGGCCGCGAGAATCGGACCCACCACGGTGCTCGCCTGCTGCACGGTCTGGACGATGCTTGAGGCCTGCGCCACGTGCTCCTCCTCGACGGCGGTCTGCACGATGGACGAGGTAGCCGGGTAATAGAACGAGTCGATCACGCCGAACAACACCGCCATCAGGTCGATGGCCCAGAGCGGCGCTCGCGGGCCAAAAAGCGCGATGCGAAGCGCGAAGGCGGCCAGGACGGCTGCGCGCGCGGCGAGGGAAATGCCCATGATCCATTTGCGGCTGACGCGGTCGGCGATGGCGCCGCCGACCAGCATGAAGATGACGCGCGGCACCGAGGCGAGCGTCATGGTGGCGCCGAGCGCGAGCTGGGATCCGGTGATGGTCAGCGTGTACCAGCTCAAAATCGTGAAGTACGCATTGTCGCCGCCCACCGAAAACAGTGAGCCCAAAACAAGAATCCACAGATTGCGCTCGCGCACAAGCCGCCTGTCGAGATTCAGCAACGCTTTCGCACCACCTTGCCCGCTGGATCACTCTCCCTTCTAAATATACACATCTGCTCCGATGCATCCAACCACTTTTTGGTCATGGACAATCGGCACGCTCACCGTGATGCATCGCCTGCGGCTTTGCGCCGAAAGGTAGGGCGCGGATATGTACGACTCCCCAGCCAGGGCGGCCTGGAACCACGCCGCGCCGCGCTCGCCGCAGGGGATTCAGACCGGGAGATGAACGCGGAGCTGATGGAGGAGGTCGCGGTCGATCTCCATCCGCGCCGTCTTGAGCGGATCGACGACTTGGCAGATGCGAAGCCGACCGGCCGCGCTCAGTAACATGCAGGCGTCGGCGAGATGGAGGTGAGCGGCGGCCGCGAGCCACGTGGCGGCCCGTTTCGTCGCCAACTCGGCCGCCTCGTCCAAGGTGGCCGCGGAGGCAATGATGCTCACATCGTCCGCAGACACCACCATGGGCGCCGGACACGTCGCCCCTCGCACCACTTCCAGTCGCACCGTCACACGGCCTGCGATTTCGACGCCGGACACGCCGACTTCGCCGTCGCCCATGGCCGCGTGGAGATCGCCGAGCGCAAACAAGGCGCCCGGGGCGGAGACGGGGAGCAAGAGCACCACGCCCGCCGTGATGCGCGTGCAGTCCATGTTGCCGCCGTGATCGCCGGGCGTCCCGCAGGGGATGGCGCCGGTTGCCGGGGCCACGCCGATGACGCCGATCATCGGCCGCAGCGGCGCGCGCACGCCGCCGGGGAGGACGACCTGGTTTTGGTCGATCTCGACGAAGCGAATGGCATTCTCGCTCAGATGTGCGCCCATCACGCCCAGGTCAGGGCCGGTGGTCATGATGCCTCGGTTGGCGAGTTCGATGTCCAAGATGTGCACGGCGAGCAGGTCGCCCGGCGCCGCTCCCTCCACGTGGACGGGGCCGGTGGCGGGATTGATGCGGCTCCAGTCGAGGGTGCCGAAGTCCTGGTCTTCTCGCTCGATCTGATTCTCGAAACAGTCGCACGTCTCGATGTGCACCACCGCGCCATCTGGAACGGACAGGGCGGGCGGGTGGGACGGAGAGAGCGAATAGACGATGTGTCTGGGGTCAAGCGTGTACACCGCGGTGGACATCAAGATCCTCCTCTCGAATGCTTTGGCATGTGCCCAGGTGCTCATACATCTCTTTGACACCTGAGCCGAATTCACCTGCGGCCATTTTGGAGCGCGCGGCATACTAACGCCGAAGGGGGGATGAAGGTGTCCAACAGTCGACACGAGTCCAAACCGCTGCACAACGACGCCAACAAGACGCTGCCGACGGAAGAGCGGGAAGAGCGCATCCCGGGCGAGAAGCTTCGGGTGAAACTCGGCAAGAAGAAGTGAGCGCGGGCGCGTGGGGGCGGCGATTCCTCCACGCGCCTCGTCATGTGGGGGAGGCCGCGGCGCCGCCTGCGGGCAGGGATTGACCGCCATCCTGGCGAAATGATGCATGGTGCAATCGCGCCCAGGAAGCCGTGGGCGTTGCGAAGGTGAGCGGGCGTGATCGCAAGGAAGCGTGCGGCGGCCCTGGCCGCGGTCATGTATTTGGCGCTTGTCGCTTGTGTAGCTTCGTTTGTGTACCGGTGGAATGTGCCCAAGCCGGTCGAGCGGGACCGCGTGGTCCGCGTGGCGAGTCCGGCGCGCCCGTTGCCGCGGCTTGACGCGCCGGTCTTCGGCGCTCCGCTGTACAGACCGCCCAAACCGCCATCGGGCATGCGCCTGTCCGTGATCCACGAGCCGAACTTCACGGCGTACGTGCTTTGGGTGCGGGATCCGCGGCGCGTCGAAATCGTGGAGACGCGATATGCGGGCGACGTGGGCGAAACGGTCGAACAATTCGTGAACGACTGGCACGCGGTCGCGGGCGTCAACGGCGGATCGTTCACGGACACCAACTGGCAGGGGACGGGAGGGCTCGTGCAGGGCATCGTCATCAGCAACGGGCGGATTCTGAAGCGCGCGAGCGGTCCCGAAAGCATTGTCGGCTTCACGGCGGACGGCCGCCTCATCTCAGGCACCTACACGCTCGCCGAATTGCAGGCGATGGGCGTCACGCAGGCGCTCATGTTTGGGCCTACGCTCGTCGATCGCGGCGTGGACCAAATCCAGGGCGCGGGCGACTGGGGCTATGCGCCGCGGACGGCGATAGGGCAGACGGCGGACGGGACGGTGATTCTGATGGTGACCGACGGCCGCGAGCTCCATGGGCCCGCGGACATTGGCGCGAGCCTCGGCGACATCGCGCGCCTCATGATCTCGCTCGGCGCCGTCACGGCGGCCAATCTGGACGGCGGCTCGTCCGCGACGCTCGTCTACGATGGCTGCTTGATCAACCAGCCCACGGACATCCTGGGCGAGCGATACATCGGCACGGCCGTGATCGTCAAATAGCGCGAAAGAGGTAGGCGTGTGAAGCTGAAGCGGCTTGGCATGTACCTAACGATTCTGGCGGGGACCGCAGCCGTGCTGTGGGGAGCGCAGGAAGTTGCCCGTTCTCACCCCGCGCCCATCCGTTGGCACAGGGTGGTGGTCCGCGAGCCGCCCCCGGAACCCATTCTCCAGACTCCCCTGCGCGCGCGAGGCGCCGATTTCGAGCGCGCGCTGGCTTGGGATCCGAGCCCTTCCCGCCTCGCGGCGTTCGCCGTAGAGCCCGGAGGTCAGTTGCTTGTGTTCGACCTTCGTACGGGGAACGCATTGGCGCGCCTTCACGTCTCGTCTGGCGTGGCAAGCGCGGAGTGGGTGAGCGACAGGCTCATGCTCATCCTCACGGGCGGCGGATTGCTCGAGACGTACGACGTTTGGAACCACGTGCTGAGGTCTATCGCTTCGCTTCATCCGCCCGCGGGCATGGTCTACCGCGCCGTGGCCTGGAGCGGCTACACGAACGATCTGTACGTCATCTTCTCCAGCGTGTGGGGAAATGAGGTCTACTACTTTGACACCAATGAACACATGTACGCGGAATCGCTCGGCGACCTCTCCATCCGCCAAGCCTACGACGGTTCCACGGATCTCACCTTGTACGTCGTCGACGCTCATCATCGCCTCTGGGTCGACCGCGCGGGGCTTCTGCGCCCCGTGGCCTCTCAGGTGGCGCTGATCCGCGGCGCTGGAAATACCATCTATTGCGCGGAGCTCAACGCCCGGGGAGAGGCCGTCGCCGTCCGTGCGTTTGACGGCCGCGCGTGGACGACCCTGTGCCGGTTGCCCTCACCTGTGCCCGCCTCGTGCTTGGTGATCGATCACGCCGGTCACACGTACATCGTGAGCCGGCAATTCATTGAGGACGCCTCGGGCCGCGTGGCGCGGGCGCCCCAGGGGGCGTTTTTCTTCGCTTCGCAGAGCGCGGACGCGGTAGTGGCCGTCCGAGGAAGCGCGTACGGGGTCGTGATGGATTGAGGGTCGCATCTGTCGAGCGAAGTTCTCAATGTGAAGCCGATGTGGATGTCGTATAATGTTGGGCGACTGCCGAGGCAGCCTTCCGCGTAGCTTCGGACATGACAGAGCAGGGAAGTGGCAACGTGGAACAGCGACAACCGATGGAAGAGAGGCCGAAGCGCAACTGGTTTTCCGGCCTGTTTTTGCCCATCCTGATTGGCGTGGCCATTGCCATGGCGCTTCGGTTGTGGGTGGTGAGCCCCGCTCGGGTGCCGTCCGCTTCAATGTACCCCACCATCCCTGCGACGAGCTCCCGGAATTTCGCGTACGTGATCGTCAACAAGCTGGCGACGGAGCTTTGGCCCATTCACCGCGGGGAGGTCGTCGTGTTTCACTGGCCGGACGATCCGAGCGAGCTCTTCGTGAAGCGCGTGATCGGCTTGCCTGGGGACACGGTGACGGTGACGTCCAATGCCGTGTACATCAACGGCAAGAAGTTGGTCGAGAACAATCCGGATATTTCGAAGTACAACGGCACGGTCGTCGGGACGTGGAAGGTACCACCCGGGTGCTACTTCATGCTGGGGGACAACCGGCCCATCTCCGACGACAGTAGGCTCTGGGTGCACAAGTTCGTGCCGCGCTCCATGATTGTGGGTGAGGCGGAATTTGTGGTCTATCCGTTCAACAAAATGAGCGTCATCTCCCAACACGTGTGAGAGGAGTGAGCGCAGATGCAGTATGTGCGCCTCGGCAAGACGGGGCTCGAGGTTTCTCGCATTTGCCTCGGATGCATGAGCTATGGGGATCCGGAGCGCGGCACGCACTCGTGGGTGCTGCGGGAGGAGGAGGCGCGCCCGTTCATCCGGAAGGCGCTCGATCTCGGCATCAACTTCTTCGATACGGCAAACGTGTACTCGCTCGGCGCCAGCGAGGAGATCCTAGGCCGCGCGCTGCGCGACTTCGTCAGGCGTGACGAGGTCGTGATCGCCACCAAGGTGCACGGGCGCATGCGGCCGGGGCCGAACGGCGGCGGGCTTTCGCGCAAACATATCCTCGAGGAGATCGACAACAGCCTGCGACGCTTGGGCACGGATTACGTGGATCTGTATCAGATCCATCGGTTTGACCCGAACACGCCGGTCGAGGAGACGATGGAGGCCTTGCACGACGTCGTGAAGGCGGGCAAGGCGCGGTACATCGGTGCGTCCTCCATGTACGCGTGGCAGTTCTTGAAGCTTCAGCACGCGGCCGAATTGCACGGGTGGACGAAGTTCGTGTCGATGCAGAACTACTACAATCTCCTGTATCGCGAGGAGGAGCGGGAGATGATGCCGCTCTGCCAGGCAGACGGTATCGGCGTCATTCCGTGGAGTCCGCTCGCGCGCGGCCGGCTGACGCGGGACTGGGACACGCGCACGGCGAGATCGGAGACGGATGAATTTGGGCGAAAGCTGTACGCGCTGACGGAGGAGAGCGATCGACGTATTGTCGAACGGGTCAAGGGCGTGGCGGAACGGCGCGGCGTGCCGATGGCGCAGGTGGCGCTGGCGTGGGTGTTGTCGAAGCCGTTCGTGACGGCGCCCATCATCGGCGCGACGAAGCTCCATCACCTGGAGGACGCCGTGGCGGCGCTCGAGCTTCAGCTGACGCAGGACGAGATCGCCGAGCTCGAAGAGAACTACGTGCCGCATCCGGTCCTGGGCCACCAGTGATACGTATCGGTTCATCATGTCGGATGAAAGGGGCGCGGTGAAGGATGTCCGTGGAGTTAGAACCCAAGCAGGCGCTCCTCGACGAGGGCTCGCGCTATGCGAACCGTCGAACGTTCGCCATCATCTCGCACCCGGACGCGGGGAAGACGACGATGACCGAAAAGCTGCTTTTGTTCGGCGGCGCCATCCGCGAGGCGGGCGCGGTGAAGGGGCGGAAGGCGCGGAGGCACGCGACGAGCGACTGGATGGAGATTGAGAAGCAGCGCGGCATCTCGGTCACGTCGACCGTGCTGCAGTTCGATTACATGGGGTGTCGCCTGAACCTGCTCGACACGCCGGGGCACGAAGACTTCAGCGAGGACACGTACCGGACGCTCGCGGCGGCCGACAGCGCGGTGATGTTGATCGACGCGGCGAAGGGCGTGGAGCCGCAGACCATCAAGCTGTTCGAGGTCTGCCGGATGCGCGGCATCCCCATTTTCACGTTCATCAACAAGCTCGACCGCCACGGCAAGGATCCGTTCGAGTTGATGGAAGAGATCGAGCGCGTGCTCGGCATCCGCTCCTGTCCGGTGACCTGGCCCATTGGCATGGGACCCGATTTCCAGGGGATCTATCACCGAATGGAAGGGCGGTTTGAGCGCTTTACGAGCCGGACGGAGGAGATGACGTCCGTGCAGGTGCCGGACTTGAACGATCCGGCCCTCGCTGAGGTGCTCGGCGAAGCGCTCTGGCAAAAACTCAAAGACGACATCGAACTGCTCGATGTCGCGGGCGACCCGTTTGATGCGGATCTCGTTCGCCAGGGCAAGCTGACGCCGATGTACTTCGGCAGTGCGATTGCCAACTTCGGCGTCGCGTCGTTTCTCGAATCGTTCATTCAGCTCGCGCCCGCGCCCGGCCCGCGCGAGACCAACGCAGGCGTGGTGCGCCCGGACGATCCCGTCTTCACCGGGTTCGTCTTCAAAATTCAGGCGAACATGAATCCCGCGCACCGGGATCGCGTCGCGTTTGTCCGGATCTGCTCGGGCAAGTTTGCGCGCGGCATGACGGTGACGCACGTGCGCACGGGCAAGCGCCTTGCGCTCACGCAGCCGCAGCAGTTCTTCGGCCAGGAGCGCGAGACCGTCGACGAGGCCTACGCCGGCGACATCATCGGCATTCACGATCCCGGGCTGTTCCGCATCGGCGACACGCTCGCCGAGCGAGGCACCTTGGAATTTCCGCCGCTGCCCTCGTTTTCGCCGGAACACTTTGCGCGGGTGTCCGTGCCGAACGCGATGAAGTACAAGCAGTTCCACAAGGGAATTGCCGAGTTGTCCGAAGAGGGCGCCGTGCAGGTGTTTCGCCAGGCCAACCGCACGGAGGATCTGATCCTCGGCGCCGTTGGCCAGCTTCAGTTCGACGTGTTCGTCTACCGCATGAAGCACGAGTACGGCGTCGACGTGGAGATGATCCGCTTGCCGTACCAGTTCGCGCGGTGGCTGGCGTCCGACGAGCCCGTCGAACACCTCCAGTTCGACCGATACGCGACACTCGTGGTGCGCGATCGCGACGGGCGCACGGTGCTCTTGTTCCAGACCGAGTTCGCCATGCAGTGGCTATTGGACAAAAATCCGAATGTGCGCCTGCACAAGACGTCGTTCGAACTGGACGCGGCCCAGGAGCGCTCGGGGGAGTGAGGCGCGTGCCGACGGCAACCTACATGACCTACCCACAACTCGTCGATCGCCTGCGCCGACTCGCCGACCTGGCGCCGGATCTCGTTCGGCTTGAGGTCATCGGGAAGAGCCGGCTCGGGAGAGACCTGTTTGCCGTCACGCTGACGGATGCGGCGACGGGATCGCCCCTCGACAAGCCGGGCGTCTTGGTCGACGGCAACATTCACGCGGGCGAGGTGTGCGCGTCGAGCGCCGTCGTGCATTGGATCGAGCGCCTGGTGGAAGAGCGGGACCGCGATCCGGTCGTGCGCGAGTTGCTTCGGACGCGCACGGTGTACGCCATCCCGCGCATCGCGGTCGACGGCGCGGAGGTGTATCTCACCACGCCGGCCAGGCTTCGCTCGAGCCCGCACCTGTACCCGCACACGTCGCCACCGGACGGCTTTGTCGAGGACGACGTCAATGGCGACGGGCGGATTCTGTGGATGCGCGTGCCGGCAGAGGACGGGGCCTACGCCATCGACGAGATCGATCCGCGCGTGATGCGCCCGCGGCAGCCGGGCGAGATCGGGGGCGTGTATTACCACGTCTTCCCCGAGGGCCGCGTCATGCGGACATCGCAAGGCGGGGCGCGGCCGGCTGCATCGTCCGCGCGGGACGTGCGCCTCCACGGCATGGACTTCAACCGGAACTTTCCCATCCGCTGGGCCGGGGAGAGCGGCCAGTCGGGGGCGGGGCCGTTTCCGCTGTCGGAGCCCGAGTTGCGGGCGCTCGTCGACTTCATCCAGGCTCACCCCAACATCGCCGCGTATGCTGCCCTGCACACCTCGGGCGGCGTCATCCTGCGTCAGCCGTCGACCGGCGACGATACCGTGTTGTCTCCGCTCGATCGCGCGCTTTTCACGGAGGTCGCCCGGATGGGAGAGCGGGAGACGGGGTACTTCTCGGGCTCCAACTACGAGAAATTCGCGACGGGCCATGAGGCCGTCCTCATGCCCGGCGCGGCGGACGACTGGATGTACGATCATCTAGGCGTGCTCAGTTTCACGGTGGAACTCTGGGACCTGCGCCGGCGCGCCGGGGCGCGAGGATACGGCGAGATCGGCATGCGCAAGATGATGGCGCTGACGGTGGAGGAGCGGCTCGAGGACGAGCGCAAGGTCGTCGACTACGTGGCTCGCGAGTTTCCCGATGCCTATACGCCTTGGACGCTGTTTGATCACCCCGACTTCGGGCGCGTGGAGATCGGCGGGTTGGACCCAAAATTCGTGATTCAGAATCCGCCGCCCGCTCTGCTCGAGGAGGAGTGCGATCGCGTCGGGCGGTTCCTCACGCGGCTTGGTCTGTCGACGGCGCGGCTCGTGGTGAGTGGCATCTCCGTGGAGCCGGTCGCGGAAGGCGTGTACCGCGTGGTCGCGGAGGTGGCGAACGCGGGCTTTTTGCCGACGGCGAGCACGAAAAAGGGGCGCGATCTCGCGCTGGAGGGCATCCGCGCCGAACTGCGCGGGGCATCGGAGATCCTCGCAGGTGCGTCGCCGTGCGAGTTGGATCACCTCGATGGGTACGGGTTTCACGGCAACTGGCGCCTCCCGGCGCATCAGCGGGCGCATGTGGAATGGGTGGTGCGCGGCGCGCCGGGGGCTTTCATCGAAGTCCGTTTTTCCACGCCGCGCGCGGGGCGGGCGACGGCGAGCGTCGCGCTCCCGTGAGGGCGTTTTGCCTAGAATCTATCCTTCAACATGGGATGAAGCGGAGTGGTTTGCGACGGCATGCCGCTCCGCTTCGCTTTTCTAGTGGATATTTCCTATGGATTCTGATAAGATGGAGGAAGAGGTAGGGAGAGAACCGGTGCGCGGTTGGGCCCTACCGACAGAGTGGAGTGGGCATTGCGGGAAGCGCGGCCGTGTCAGCCGCGCGCCATGGCTGGGTAAGAGATGCAAATGTCGGGAGGTGGGAGCGGCGTTGCGAGAATTCGTCAACGGGATTACAATATTAGCAGCCGACTTCAACGAGTGCTAACAGGGTGTTGCCCTCTCGCACACCATGACGTTCCACCGCGGTGTGTCCGTCATCTGCTCTCCCTGCGCTTCCTCAACGCATATTAGCCGCAGGTACTCGCGCACAGTGACATGGTCGGAGTGAGTCGCGAAACAGAGCCAGACAGCACACAGGAGGTGGTGCGTGCATGACGTTGGAAATCGGATATGTCAGCACTTATGTCCCCCGGAAATGCGGACTTGCCACATATACACACCATTTGCGCCAGAGCGTTCGCCGGGCGGCGGGACCGTCCGCGGCCGACCAGGTCATCGCCATGTTGGCCCCGGATGAGGACGTGAAGAACTACAACCGCTCGTACTGGTTCCTTCGCCGGGATGAGCGCAGGGATTACGCGCGCATTGCACGGCGGGTGAACGACAGCCGAATTGGCGTGGTCTCCCTGCAGCACGAATTCGGCATCTTTGGCGGCGAAGCAGGGTCGTACATCCTCGACTTCATTGACGCGCTGGACAAACCGCTCGTGACGACGTTTCACACCGTCTTTC from Alicyclobacillus acidocaldarius subsp. acidocaldarius DSM 446 carries:
- a CDS encoding aldo/keto reductase → MQYVRLGKTGLEVSRICLGCMSYGDPERGTHSWVLREEEARPFIRKALDLGINFFDTANVYSLGASEEILGRALRDFVRRDEVVIATKVHGRMRPGPNGGGLSRKHILEEIDNSLRRLGTDYVDLYQIHRFDPNTPVEETMEALHDVVKAGKARYIGASSMYAWQFLKLQHAAELHGWTKFVSMQNYYNLLYREEEREMMPLCQADGIGVIPWSPLARGRLTRDWDTRTARSETDEFGRKLYALTEESDRRIVERVKGVAERRGVPMAQVALAWVLSKPFVTAPIIGATKLHHLEDAVAALELQLTQDEIAELEENYVPHPVLGHQ
- the lepB gene encoding signal peptidase I gives rise to the protein MTEQGSGNVEQRQPMEERPKRNWFSGLFLPILIGVAIAMALRLWVVSPARVPSASMYPTIPATSSRNFAYVIVNKLATELWPIHRGEVVVFHWPDDPSELFVKRVIGLPGDTVTVTSNAVYINGKKLVENNPDISKYNGTVVGTWKVPPGCYFMLGDNRPISDDSRLWVHKFVPRSMIVGEAEFVVYPFNKMSVISQHV
- a CDS encoding PDC sensor domain-containing protein, encoding MPCGERGAAWFQAALAGESYISAPYLSAQSRRRCITVSVPIVHDQKVVGCIGADVYI
- a CDS encoding ABC transporter substrate-binding protein, coding for MRRSWVLGTASAVILAGAGTGVALDRGHAHDAVRVAPAEAASANGVVQITFWNGHPSGALKKEMHTLVDEFNATHPHIHVTVIDKYAQIQPVTAAMTAGDAPNVIMPHLDAAQQFAADGYLVNLTPYIDGPSGFTKAQLSSFFYPSVWNGRAIEPGKQYILPFEENGHMVIFYNADLFKKAGISSPPKTWQQLRADARKITALGGSIHGIAWTPSMEQFLTMVADNSGKIWASSSETRFALNNPQAVATLSFLRDLVAQGDMILTQNYDYQLDFGTGNIGLLIESSAGWTYDVQSVGGKFPVKASPAPAGTSGRAYNYVDGDSLAILNTGTKAQQDAAWTFIRWLASPAENAQWDQAANYLPIGPAAAAQLKPYYASHPDQAAAFTNPSTWLTDPAANATQYYAALTAMQTELLKALNGQESPQQAIANMNTVGNQYLSGERRS
- a CDS encoding phosphodiester glycosidase family protein, translated to MIARKRAAALAAVMYLALVACVASFVYRWNVPKPVERDRVVRVASPARPLPRLDAPVFGAPLYRPPKPPSGMRLSVIHEPNFTAYVLWVRDPRRVEIVETRYAGDVGETVEQFVNDWHAVAGVNGGSFTDTNWQGTGGLVQGIVISNGRILKRASGPESIVGFTADGRLISGTYTLAELQAMGVTQALMFGPTLVDRGVDQIQGAGDWGYAPRTAIGQTADGTVILMVTDGRELHGPADIGASLGDIARLMISLGAVTAANLDGGSSATLVYDGCLINQPTDILGERYIGTAVIVK
- a CDS encoding peptide chain release factor 3, giving the protein MSVELEPKQALLDEGSRYANRRTFAIISHPDAGKTTMTEKLLLFGGAIREAGAVKGRKARRHATSDWMEIEKQRGISVTSTVLQFDYMGCRLNLLDTPGHEDFSEDTYRTLAAADSAVMLIDAAKGVEPQTIKLFEVCRMRGIPIFTFINKLDRHGKDPFELMEEIERVLGIRSCPVTWPIGMGPDFQGIYHRMEGRFERFTSRTEEMTSVQVPDLNDPALAEVLGEALWQKLKDDIELLDVAGDPFDADLVRQGKLTPMYFGSAIANFGVASFLESFIQLAPAPGPRETNAGVVRPDDPVFTGFVFKIQANMNPAHRDRVAFVRICSGKFARGMTVTHVRTGKRLALTQPQQFFGQERETVDEAYAGDIIGIHDPGLFRIGDTLAERGTLEFPPLPSFSPEHFARVSVPNAMKYKQFHKGIAELSEEGAVQVFRQANRTEDLILGAVGQLQFDVFVYRMKHEYGVDVEMIRLPYQFARWLASDEPVEHLQFDRYATLVVRDRDGRTVLLFQTEFAMQWLLDKNPNVRLHKTSFELDAAQERSGE
- a CDS encoding MFS transporter, whose protein sequence is MLNLDRRLVRERNLWILVLGSLFSVGGDNAYFTILSWYTLTITGSQLALGATMTLASVPRVIFMLVGGAIADRVSRKWIMGISLAARAAVLAAFALRIALFGPRAPLWAIDLMAVLFGVIDSFYYPATSSIVQTAVEEEHVAQASSIVQTVQQASTVVGPILAAVLLAQRDYRLMFVVVAFVFAVAAVTVFWLRLRAHGGLAEPVQGVTAVLRDIADGLRFVAQIRLLLIVMCLSLVVNLFCIGPLSIGVPVMIRGRGWTGAVLGEYQSALGIGSIVGGVIVALLKGFQGKLIWIGMCGALMGLAMATVGYWQVPIQGMAALGLVGILMSIVNIPFLAFLQSSIPEEKLGRVMSVLMLVSVGFTPISYALSSWILQQGVAPELLLLACGAGVAGAFAALYATPDYRHIESHPLLTKQALVGVRKAGKMKQP
- a CDS encoding M14 family metallopeptidase, which codes for MPTATYMTYPQLVDRLRRLADLAPDLVRLEVIGKSRLGRDLFAVTLTDAATGSPLDKPGVLVDGNIHAGEVCASSAVVHWIERLVEERDRDPVVRELLRTRTVYAIPRIAVDGAEVYLTTPARLRSSPHLYPHTSPPDGFVEDDVNGDGRILWMRVPAEDGAYAIDEIDPRVMRPRQPGEIGGVYYHVFPEGRVMRTSQGGARPAASSARDVRLHGMDFNRNFPIRWAGESGQSGAGPFPLSEPELRALVDFIQAHPNIAAYAALHTSGGVILRQPSTGDDTVLSPLDRALFTEVARMGERETGYFSGSNYEKFATGHEAVLMPGAADDWMYDHLGVLSFTVELWDLRRRAGARGYGEIGMRKMMALTVEERLEDERKVVDYVAREFPDAYTPWTLFDHPDFGRVEIGGLDPKFVIQNPPPALLEEECDRVGRFLTRLGLSTARLVVSGISVEPVAEGVYRVVAEVANAGFLPTASTKKGRDLALEGIRAELRGASEILAGASPCELDHLDGYGFHGNWRLPAHQRAHVEWVVRGAPGAFIEVRFSTPRAGRATASVALP
- a CDS encoding acetamidase/formamidase family protein, giving the protein MSTAVYTLDPRHIVYSLSPSHPPALSVPDGAVVHIETCDCFENQIEREDQDFGTLDWSRINPATGPVHVEGAAPGDLLAVHILDIELANRGIMTTGPDLGVMGAHLSENAIRFVEIDQNQVVLPGGVRAPLRPMIGVIGVAPATGAIPCGTPGDHGGNMDCTRITAGVVLLLPVSAPGALFALGDLHAAMGDGEVGVSGVEIAGRVTVRLEVVRGATCPAPMVVSADDVSIIASAATLDEAAELATKRAATWLAAAAHLHLADACMLLSAAGRLRICQVVDPLKTARMEIDRDLLHQLRVHLPV